TGATCCTGTGGGTGGCAGAGGCGAAACCGGGCAAGCCGGTGATCCTCTATTTTCATGGCAATGCTGGTAATCTGGCGGCGCGCGCGGGGCGATTTTCGCGGTTTGTCGCGCGGGGGTATGGCGTGGTTGCGCTGGCTTATCGCGGCTCGTCAGGGTCGAGCGGCACACCATCGGAAACCGCGCTGGCGTTTGATGCCGGGCGGCTTTTTGCGCGGGTCGAGGATTATGCAGGGGCGGCGCCGGTGGTGATCTATGGCGAAAGTCTCGGCACTGGCGTGGCGCTGGCGGCGGTGAGCCGGGTGGGCAAGCAACCGGCCGCTGTCGTGCTGGAAGCGCCGTTTACTTCGGTGCGCGCCGTGGCACTGGCGGCTTACCCGCAGCTTGAACCGCTGATCGGGCGGATGAAAAGCGAATGGAACTCTCTGGAGCGGATCAAGGTGTTGCGCGCGCCGCTCTTGATCCTGCACGGCAGTGATGACGCGCTTATTCCAATAGAGCAAGGGCGGCAGCTTTTCGCCGCCGCCCCGTCAAAGTCCAAGGACTTCCTGACTGTCAAAGGCGGGCATCACACCGATCTGTGGCGTTCGGATGTGCTGCCGCGTTTGTGGCAGTTTATCGAGCGTGTCGGCACGCCATGATCATTCTTCGCTGAGCAGCGCGTAGATCTGATCTTTCAGGGCGGCACGTTTCTTGCGCATTTCGACTTCG
This window of the Rhodobacteraceae bacterium LMO-JJ12 genome carries:
- a CDS encoding alpha/beta hydrolase, which encodes MLKILALLSVVSLGGLFAFDRIERELVYPFNSTQVDPVAMGLPLRAEVFESGGQKLILWVAEAKPGKPVILYFHGNAGNLAARAGRFSRFVARGYGVVALAYRGSSGSSGTPSETALAFDAGRLFARVEDYAGAAPVVIYGESLGTGVALAAVSRVGKQPAAVVLEAPFTSVRAVALAAYPQLEPLIGRMKSEWNSLERIKVLRAPLLILHGSDDALIPIEQGRQLFAAAPSKSKDFLTVKGGHHTDLWRSDVLPRLWQFIERVGTP